A window of the Cystobacter fuscus genome harbors these coding sequences:
- a CDS encoding methyl-accepting chemotaxis protein yields the protein MFENVSITRKLQLGFGTFVSLLAVVAWGTFFLFQTLVESAVDNYRSYDGLLEVRSMGIALIDHEARLQGFALTSDEAFLEFVPQRQSEFLASHAKVKSLTMDNPHQQERLRQLLDHYQQKFLPYAEREVALRREVDAGRVPLEQLVAYVKEAQGQKILASMRELANTIRHEEQLQRDQRSEISSRGVGLVKLMLVAGGVVGPVLAVLLAWLLSRSIVRPLQEAVGLTGKLASGDLTAAIEVRGRDETARMMEGLREMVRRFGGVLGEVRGAVGSLSGASGQVAAAAQALSQGTSTQAASVEETTTSLEQLSISISQNAETSRQLEAMAVKGAADAQESGQAVNETVEAMAAIAERISIVEEIAYQTNLLALNAAVEAARAGEHGRGFAVVASEVRKLAERSQKAAKEIGSLAGSSVKVAERSGRLLKELVPSIRKTADLVQEVAAVSREQAGGVAQMNRAMVQVDQVTQRNASAAEELSSTAEELAAQAESLQQMMTFFRVVESGRVAQPVHVPGPAPMPSPEHWPARGLKTVAQVLPMRMSPTPDHDFKRF from the coding sequence ATGTTCGAAAACGTCAGCATCACTCGGAAGCTGCAGCTCGGTTTCGGCACGTTCGTCTCGTTGCTCGCGGTGGTGGCCTGGGGAACCTTCTTTCTTTTCCAGACCCTGGTGGAGTCGGCCGTGGACAACTACCGCTCCTACGATGGCCTGTTGGAAGTCCGGAGCATGGGCATCGCCCTGATAGATCATGAGGCCCGGCTCCAGGGTTTCGCGCTCACCAGCGACGAGGCCTTCCTCGAGTTCGTGCCTCAACGGCAGTCCGAGTTCCTCGCCAGCCACGCGAAGGTGAAGTCGCTGACGATGGACAACCCCCACCAGCAGGAACGGCTGCGACAACTGCTGGACCATTACCAGCAGAAGTTCCTCCCCTACGCCGAGCGCGAGGTGGCGCTGCGCCGGGAGGTGGACGCGGGCCGTGTCCCCCTGGAGCAGCTCGTGGCATACGTCAAGGAGGCCCAGGGACAGAAGATCCTGGCCTCCATGCGAGAGCTGGCGAACACCATCCGCCACGAGGAGCAGCTCCAGCGCGACCAGCGGAGCGAGATATCCAGCAGGGGGGTGGGCCTGGTGAAGCTCATGTTGGTGGCGGGAGGCGTGGTGGGGCCGGTGCTGGCGGTGCTGCTGGCGTGGTTGTTGTCGCGCAGCATCGTCCGGCCTCTACAGGAGGCGGTGGGGCTCACCGGCAAGCTGGCCTCGGGAGACCTCACCGCGGCCATCGAGGTGCGTGGGCGGGACGAGACGGCGCGGATGATGGAGGGGCTGAGGGAGATGGTGCGGCGCTTCGGCGGCGTGCTGGGAGAAGTGCGGGGAGCGGTGGGCTCGTTGTCGGGAGCCTCGGGGCAGGTGGCGGCGGCGGCACAGGCGCTGTCGCAGGGCACCAGCACGCAGGCGGCCTCGGTGGAGGAGACGACGACGAGCCTGGAGCAGCTGAGCATCTCCATCAGCCAGAACGCGGAGACGAGCAGACAGTTGGAGGCGATGGCGGTGAAGGGCGCGGCGGACGCGCAGGAGAGCGGACAGGCGGTGAACGAGACGGTGGAGGCGATGGCGGCCATCGCGGAGCGAATCTCCATCGTGGAGGAGATTGCGTACCAGACGAACCTGCTGGCGTTGAACGCGGCGGTGGAGGCGGCGAGGGCGGGGGAGCACGGGAGGGGATTCGCGGTGGTGGCCTCGGAGGTGAGGAAGCTGGCGGAGAGGAGCCAGAAGGCGGCCAAGGAGATAGGGAGTCTGGCGGGCAGCAGCGTGAAGGTGGCGGAGCGCTCGGGAAGGTTGCTCAAGGAACTGGTGCCGTCGATTCGCAAGACGGCGGACCTGGTGCAGGAGGTGGCGGCGGTGTCCCGGGAGCAGGCCGGAGGAGTGGCGCAGATGAACCGGGCGATGGTGCAGGTGGACCAGGTGACACAGCGCAACGCGTCGGCGGCGGAGGAGTTGTCGTCGACGGCGGAGGAGCTGGCGGCCCAGGCCGAGTCGCTGCAGCAGATGATGACGTTCTTCCGGGTGGTGGAGTCGGGGCGGGTGGCGCAGCCGGTACACGTGCCGGGTCCCGCCCCGATGCCCTCTCCCGAGCACTGGCCAGCGCGGGGACTGAAGACGGTGGCGCAGGTGCTGCCGATGCGGATGTCACCCACTCCGGATCACGACTTCAAGCGTTTCTAG
- a CDS encoding chemotaxis protein CheW: protein MLTNTNTLSEIIRPAQYLGFSLAGETYAIELLRIREIIEHVPITRVPGMPSAVLGVINLRGRVVPVVDLAVKMGLGPRPITRWTCFVVVEAVMDGERTTLGLLADSVSEVLDLAPDDVEPPPAFGTRTPVDYLRGMGRQEQRFILLLDLDRVLSAEELLGLVGAAASGGA from the coding sequence ATGCTCACGAACACGAATACCCTCTCCGAGATCATCCGCCCCGCGCAGTACCTGGGTTTCTCCCTGGCCGGCGAGACGTACGCCATCGAGCTGCTGCGCATCCGGGAGATCATCGAGCACGTGCCCATCACGCGGGTGCCGGGGATGCCTTCCGCCGTGCTGGGAGTCATCAACCTGCGGGGCCGGGTGGTGCCCGTGGTGGACCTGGCGGTGAAGATGGGACTGGGTCCTCGACCCATCACGCGCTGGACGTGCTTCGTCGTCGTCGAGGCCGTGATGGACGGCGAGCGCACCACGCTGGGGCTGCTGGCCGACTCGGTCAGCGAGGTGCTCGATCTGGCGCCGGACGACGTCGAGCCGCCGCCCGCCTTCGGCACGCGCACGCCGGTGGACTACCTGCGAGGCATGGGCCGGCAGGAGCAACGCTTCATCCTCCTGTTGGACCTGGACCGGGTGTTGTCCGCGGAGGAGTTGCTGGGACTCGTGGGCGCCGCGGCCAGTGGGGGCGCATGA
- a CDS encoding CheR family methyltransferase codes for MRAGSSSEAIVSGVGPLPLSEREFSLFQTLVEREAGIHLGPSKQALLVGRLSRRVRALGLTSFGAYYRFVCMRGNEEERVRMLDCLCTNETHFFREPGQFEFLRQRVFPEWTRRAAQGLMTRRVRVWSAGCSTGEEPYSLAMALLSHFPPGSGWELEVLATDLSTWALERARQGLWPVERAAGIPRPLLRTFMLKGVRGQEGWMKAGPELRAVLRFARVNLNEEHGWPEGPFELIFCRNVLIYFGAQARARVLSSLLRRLPPTGYLFLGHAESLTGSAEPARCVAPNIYCAKSPQPVGGGGPA; via the coding sequence ATGAGAGCGGGAAGCTCCTCGGAGGCGATCGTGTCCGGCGTGGGTCCGCTTCCGTTGTCGGAGCGGGAGTTCTCCCTCTTCCAGACGTTGGTGGAGCGGGAGGCGGGCATCCACCTGGGCCCCTCGAAGCAGGCGCTGCTGGTGGGGCGGTTGTCCCGGCGGGTGCGGGCGCTGGGGCTGACGTCCTTCGGTGCCTACTACCGGTTCGTCTGCATGCGCGGCAACGAGGAGGAGCGGGTGCGGATGTTGGATTGCCTCTGCACCAACGAGACGCACTTCTTCCGCGAGCCGGGGCAGTTCGAGTTCCTGCGGCAGCGCGTCTTCCCGGAGTGGACGCGGCGAGCGGCGCAGGGCCTGATGACCAGGCGCGTGCGGGTGTGGAGCGCGGGGTGCTCGACGGGAGAGGAGCCCTACTCGCTGGCGATGGCGTTGCTCTCGCACTTCCCACCGGGCTCGGGGTGGGAGTTGGAGGTGCTGGCGACGGACCTGTCCACCTGGGCGCTGGAGCGGGCGAGGCAGGGGCTCTGGCCGGTGGAGCGGGCGGCCGGCATCCCCCGGCCCCTGCTGCGGACCTTCATGCTCAAGGGGGTGCGCGGCCAGGAGGGGTGGATGAAGGCGGGTCCGGAGCTGCGGGCGGTGCTGCGCTTCGCGCGCGTCAACCTGAACGAGGAGCACGGCTGGCCGGAGGGGCCTTTCGAGCTCATCTTCTGCCGCAACGTGCTCATCTACTTCGGGGCCCAGGCCCGGGCCCGGGTGTTGAGCTCGCTGCTGCGCCGGCTACCTCCGACGGGCTACCTCTTCCTGGGTCACGCCGAGAGCCTCACCGGCAGCGCCGAGCCCGCTCGCTGCGTGGCTCCCAACATCTATTGCGCGAAGTCCCCGCAGCCCGTGGGTGGCGGAGGCCCCGCTTGA
- a CDS encoding patatin-like phospholipase family protein gives MRSEPSGATKWPWENLVFEGGGVKGVAYSGALQVLEEEGIYPNRIKRVAGASVGSLCATWTALGFPAQEMARILKSTDFTWLMQDARMGMLGGLFNIFRSYGMNPGARLLEFVGEHLASGAGSKDVTFAQLLERTGRELCVPITNVSRMNIEYCHPKTTPNMPVRVAVTVSMSLPVLMRPYRVFRTLGTGSGAWDEEDLYTDGGVLNNYPLRAFDGWWLSMRPEDTFLRRLRPFSQIEQLADPAKTFFPPNPATLGFTAFNADDQDITSAWLADGASPPPRPDTKLSRARKAIDVAIQKRDARVADLESAFGRLLESLANVERNGDGRISRKECEDLFTSGKFTKDDAVLLFGSTHVQDIFTQLDESKDGFVDMGELQKFMDARNVDLTTRLLGGFRTRKTLSVGDFMSGLLNTILASSQRKDMAPTDRGRTVPIYTDYIGTSDFRLMPADYDFLVESGARYTRAFLNAHAAQRQELSQKPA, from the coding sequence ATGCGTTCGGAGCCGAGCGGAGCGACGAAGTGGCCATGGGAGAACCTCGTCTTCGAGGGAGGAGGCGTCAAGGGCGTCGCGTACTCTGGAGCACTCCAGGTCCTCGAGGAGGAAGGCATCTACCCAAACCGCATCAAGCGGGTCGCGGGCGCGAGCGTCGGGAGCCTGTGCGCGACCTGGACCGCGCTGGGGTTCCCAGCGCAGGAGATGGCTAGAATCTTGAAGTCGACCGACTTCACCTGGCTCATGCAGGACGCGCGCATGGGAATGCTCGGCGGACTCTTCAATATCTTTCGTTCTTACGGGATGAACCCTGGCGCGCGCCTGCTCGAGTTCGTCGGAGAGCATCTCGCTTCGGGGGCAGGCTCCAAGGACGTGACCTTCGCGCAGCTCCTCGAGCGGACCGGCCGGGAGCTGTGCGTGCCGATCACCAACGTCTCCCGGATGAACATCGAGTACTGCCATCCCAAGACGACGCCGAACATGCCGGTGCGGGTCGCCGTCACCGTCAGCATGTCACTCCCGGTGCTCATGCGGCCTTACCGGGTCTTCCGGACGCTCGGTACGGGCAGTGGTGCCTGGGACGAGGAAGACCTCTACACGGACGGCGGTGTTCTCAACAACTACCCCTTGCGCGCCTTCGATGGTTGGTGGCTCTCGATGCGTCCCGAGGACACCTTCCTGCGCCGGCTGCGGCCCTTCTCGCAGATCGAGCAGCTCGCCGATCCGGCGAAGACGTTCTTTCCGCCCAACCCGGCGACGCTGGGGTTCACCGCGTTCAATGCCGATGATCAGGATATCACCTCCGCCTGGCTCGCCGACGGCGCCAGCCCGCCGCCTCGCCCGGATACCAAGCTCTCCCGGGCGCGCAAGGCGATAGATGTCGCCATCCAGAAGCGGGACGCCAGGGTCGCGGACCTGGAGAGCGCCTTCGGCAGGCTCCTGGAGTCCCTGGCGAACGTCGAGCGCAACGGAGACGGGCGGATCAGCCGGAAGGAGTGCGAGGACCTCTTCACGAGCGGCAAGTTCACGAAGGATGACGCCGTCCTGCTCTTTGGCTCGACCCACGTGCAGGACATCTTCACGCAGCTCGACGAGAGCAAGGATGGCTTCGTGGACATGGGGGAGTTGCAGAAGTTCATGGACGCGCGCAACGTCGACCTCACCACCCGCCTGCTGGGAGGCTTTCGGACGAGGAAGACCCTCTCCGTGGGCGACTTCATGTCGGGTCTGCTCAACACCATCCTCGCCTCCAGTCAGCGCAAGGACATGGCGCCGACGGACCGGGGCCGCACGGTGCCGATCTACACCGACTACATCGGCACGTCGGACTTCCGCCTCATGCCGGCCGACTACGACTTCCTGGTGGAGTCGGGTGCGCGCTACACCCGGGCCTTCCTGAATGCCCATGCGGCGCAGCGCCAGGAGCTCAGCCAGAAACCCGCTTGA
- a CDS encoding spermidine synthase, with protein sequence MNESATVVHEADSPFGSVYVVDEGDQRSLRFDNPDGTLQSAILKSDPLAVPIDYVRVATAGLALTQGRSRILVVGLGGGSFPMLLHRLLPRRARIDVVELNPVVVDMARRFFGVREDHRLHIHVDDGSRFMTRQGSRYDLIFLDAFLDRGTPDHLKESRVFEDVRHRLSFGGVAVINVALEDPRNVAKRIETFARSFEDCAMLRGAPQYNNLILVGTLEPLPPEPLFRQRLWRLARELDYPELVESVVSFKRVSG encoded by the coding sequence GTGAACGAATCAGCAACGGTGGTCCACGAAGCCGACTCGCCCTTCGGGTCCGTGTACGTCGTGGACGAGGGCGACCAGCGCTCGCTGCGTTTCGACAACCCGGATGGCACCCTCCAGAGTGCCATTCTCAAGAGCGATCCGCTGGCGGTCCCCATCGACTACGTGCGCGTGGCCACCGCCGGGCTCGCGCTCACCCAGGGCCGCTCTCGAATCCTGGTGGTGGGCCTCGGCGGAGGCTCGTTTCCCATGCTTCTGCACCGGCTCCTGCCCCGCAGGGCACGGATCGACGTGGTGGAACTCAACCCGGTGGTGGTGGACATGGCCCGGCGCTTCTTCGGAGTCCGTGAGGACCACCGGCTGCACATCCATGTGGATGACGGCTCCCGCTTCATGACGCGGCAGGGCTCACGCTACGATCTCATCTTCCTCGATGCCTTCCTGGACCGAGGCACTCCGGATCACCTGAAGGAATCGCGCGTCTTCGAGGATGTCCGGCACAGGCTCTCGTTCGGGGGCGTGGCGGTGATCAACGTCGCGCTGGAGGATCCACGGAACGTGGCGAAGCGAATCGAGACCTTCGCCCGTTCCTTCGAGGACTGCGCGATGCTGCGAGGTGCCCCGCAGTACAACAACCTCATCCTGGTGGGCACGCTGGAGCCCCTCCCCCCCGAGCCCCTGTTCCGGCAGCGACTCTGGCGGCTCGCGCGCGAGCTGGACTACCCAGAGCTGGTGGAGAGTGTGGTGTCCTTCAAGCGGGTTTCTGGCTGA
- a CDS encoding methyltransferase: MNLQDRLKALTDLLRPWSELWSRSILQNWPESGAAYPEAWLPYAESLDDEGERRLDAGELPGEPPRSLYSLVLALRELTALPWHEGVQRLTTADAQGLNAKKAHEIERVLALLGPRTRTIRQAVDIGGGMGHLARLCVRTFDWTFHSIDRDAALQEKGRDWLRRARSLPREKLCFIHSSVEDGPQGEIDPLFSGQDRVSIGLHTCGSLALTQIRKSQQAGLLLNFGCCYDQMDAARDYPVSRLGKAHALPITRRALFLATRGRHHKTEAEFALMKRVYQQRFALDLLLRRKFPALGFVRAGDAPKKLYAGSFAAYARDRLERLRLDVGMTDAELDSFESSARLEARRIFLYHLLRDRFARALELVILLDRALLLEEMGFQVELLQVFEPHLSPRNIALIASRAEISS; the protein is encoded by the coding sequence ATGAACCTTCAAGATCGGTTGAAAGCGCTCACCGACCTGCTCAGGCCGTGGTCCGAGCTCTGGTCACGTTCCATCCTCCAGAACTGGCCGGAGTCCGGAGCCGCTTATCCCGAGGCCTGGCTGCCCTACGCTGAATCACTCGACGACGAGGGTGAACGGAGGCTGGATGCTGGGGAGCTTCCAGGTGAGCCTCCCCGATCGCTGTACTCGCTCGTGCTCGCTCTTCGTGAGCTGACAGCCCTGCCCTGGCATGAAGGCGTTCAACGTCTGACGACCGCGGACGCACAGGGACTCAATGCCAAGAAGGCTCATGAGATCGAGCGGGTCCTCGCCCTGCTCGGACCGAGAACCAGGACGATTCGCCAGGCGGTCGACATCGGTGGCGGCATGGGACATCTCGCTCGTCTCTGTGTCAGGACTTTCGATTGGACCTTCCACAGCATTGATCGTGATGCCGCTTTGCAGGAGAAAGGTCGGGACTGGCTGCGAAGGGCAAGGAGCCTGCCGCGGGAAAAGCTGTGTTTCATCCACTCCTCCGTCGAAGATGGGCCGCAGGGTGAGATTGATCCGCTCTTTTCCGGTCAGGATCGGGTCTCGATTGGCCTACACACCTGCGGGTCGCTCGCGCTGACGCAGATTCGCAAGAGCCAGCAGGCAGGACTCCTCCTGAACTTTGGTTGCTGCTACGACCAGATGGATGCCGCACGGGACTACCCTGTCTCCCGCCTCGGGAAGGCGCATGCACTTCCCATCACCCGACGTGCCCTGTTCCTGGCGACGCGTGGACGACACCACAAGACCGAGGCGGAATTCGCGCTGATGAAGCGCGTCTACCAGCAACGGTTCGCGCTCGATCTCCTGCTGAGGCGGAAGTTTCCCGCGCTCGGCTTCGTACGGGCGGGGGATGCACCCAAGAAGCTCTATGCCGGGAGTTTCGCGGCCTATGCGCGTGATCGCCTGGAGCGCCTGCGACTCGATGTCGGCATGACGGACGCCGAGCTGGATTCCTTTGAATCGTCCGCTCGTCTCGAGGCGAGGCGCATCTTCCTCTACCATCTGCTGAGGGATCGCTTCGCGAGGGCCCTGGAGCTCGTGATCCTGCTCGATCGCGCGCTCCTCCTCGAGGAGATGGGCTTTCAGGTCGAACTCCTGCAGGTCTTCGAACCGCACCTCTCCCCACGCAATATCGCCCTCATCGCGTCAAGGGCGGAGATTTCCTCGTGA
- a CDS encoding methionine ABC transporter ATP-binding protein: MIRLRNLVKTFSSAKGAERALDGVSLEISKGEMFGIIGRSGAGKTTLLRTINLLERPEQGSVEVDGSDLTRLDEPALANARRDIGMVFQNFGLLARRTVAGNVALPLELAGHSRADILPRVRSLLARVGLKDKEEAWPSQLSGGQKQRVGIARALATSPKLLLCDEATSALDPETTTQILELLRELNEELGLTIVFVTHEGDVVRRLADQVAVMEGGRIVEQGRVFDIFTQPRSKTARSFAAELSASPIPEALRFEAKRRPGVGAATLITLAVPDESAHEALVSVLVRRFELNVDVVAGRIEHIQGRRWGSLSLLASGEPERMGAAIHFLRERHIGVEVLGHVAGDA; the protein is encoded by the coding sequence GTGATTCGGCTGCGAAATCTGGTGAAGACCTTCTCCTCCGCGAAGGGAGCGGAGAGGGCGCTCGACGGAGTCTCGCTCGAGATCTCCAAGGGCGAGATGTTTGGGATCATCGGGCGCAGCGGCGCGGGCAAGACGACGCTCTTGAGGACCATCAACCTGCTCGAACGGCCAGAGCAAGGCTCCGTGGAGGTGGACGGGAGCGACCTGACGCGGCTCGACGAACCGGCGCTGGCCAATGCGAGACGCGACATCGGCATGGTGTTCCAGAACTTCGGGTTGCTCGCGCGGCGGACCGTGGCTGGGAACGTCGCCTTGCCGCTCGAGCTGGCGGGCCACTCGCGCGCGGACATTCTTCCTCGGGTGCGCTCGCTGCTGGCGCGGGTGGGACTGAAGGACAAGGAAGAAGCGTGGCCGTCTCAGCTCAGCGGAGGCCAGAAGCAACGCGTGGGGATTGCGCGGGCGCTCGCCACCTCTCCCAAGCTGCTCTTGTGCGACGAGGCCACCTCGGCGCTCGATCCAGAGACGACGACGCAGATCCTCGAGCTGCTCCGCGAGCTCAACGAGGAGCTGGGGCTGACCATCGTCTTCGTCACGCATGAGGGAGACGTCGTCAGGCGGCTCGCGGACCAGGTAGCGGTCATGGAGGGTGGTCGGATCGTCGAGCAGGGTCGCGTCTTCGACATCTTCACCCAGCCCCGCTCGAAGACCGCTCGGAGCTTCGCCGCGGAGCTGAGTGCCTCGCCCATTCCGGAGGCGCTTCGGTTCGAAGCGAAGCGTCGACCGGGCGTCGGAGCGGCCACGTTGATCACCCTGGCGGTGCCCGACGAGTCCGCGCACGAGGCGCTGGTCAGCGTGCTGGTGCGGCGGTTCGAGCTCAACGTCGACGTGGTGGCCGGGCGCATCGAGCACATCCAGGGCCGCAGGTGGGGAAGCCTGTCCCTGCTGGCCTCGGGCGAGCCCGAGCGGATGGGCGCGGCGATCCACTTCCTGCGCGAACGTCACATTGGAGTCGAGGTGCTCGGCCATGTCGCCGGCGATGCTTGA
- a CDS encoding methionine ABC transporter permease — MSPAMLELLGNSLLETLVMVGVSSVLAIAAGLPLGVGLLLTAPGHLYERPWLHRVLALIVNATRSTPFIILMVSIIPLTRLLVGTAIGTRAAIVPLAFAAAPFVARLFETALQAVDRELIDAARSLGATRWQIVWKVLLHEALPGLVAAATVMVISLIGSSAMAGAVGGGGLGDLGIRYGYQRFQPWVMAAVVVVLMVLVNAVQLAGDVLVRRLSRK, encoded by the coding sequence ATGTCGCCGGCGATGCTTGAGTTGCTGGGGAATTCCCTCTTGGAGACGCTGGTGATGGTGGGCGTGTCCAGCGTGCTCGCGATCGCCGCCGGGCTGCCACTTGGAGTCGGGCTGTTGCTGACCGCTCCCGGCCACCTCTACGAGCGGCCGTGGCTCCACCGGGTCCTCGCGCTCATCGTGAACGCCACCCGCTCCACGCCGTTCATCATCCTCATGGTCAGCATCATTCCGCTGACACGGCTCCTGGTGGGCACGGCCATTGGCACTCGCGCGGCGATCGTCCCGCTGGCCTTCGCCGCGGCCCCGTTCGTGGCGCGGCTCTTCGAGACGGCGCTCCAGGCGGTGGATCGCGAGCTGATTGACGCGGCCCGCTCGCTGGGGGCGACCCGCTGGCAGATCGTCTGGAAGGTGCTGCTCCACGAAGCGCTGCCTGGCCTGGTCGCCGCGGCGACCGTCATGGTCATCAGCCTGATCGGCTCCTCGGCGATGGCCGGTGCGGTGGGGGGCGGCGGGCTGGGAGATCTCGGCATCCGCTATGGGTACCAGCGCTTCCAGCCGTGGGTGATGGCCGCCGTGGTGGTGGTGTTGATGGTGCTGGTCAATGCGGTTCAACTCGCTGGCGATGTTCTCGTGCGCCGGCTCTCGCGAAAGTAG
- a CDS encoding MetQ/NlpA family ABC transporter substrate-binding protein, whose amino-acid sequence MLRGLFLLVLSVSAVASAQPRVLKVGVTAGPHAQILEVAARVAAKEGLTVKIIEFSDYVQPNEALAAGELDANSFQHQPYLDQQKKDRGYRIVSIARTVTFPIGVYSRKHTALGQLPKGARVALPNDPTNGGRVLKLLEREKLIQLRKGVGIDASVTDVEANPKQLKFIELDAAQLPRSLDDVDAAAINTNYALEAGLNPLKDALVREAAASPYANVLAVRESERSRPEFQVLVRAYHSSEVKRFIDETFRGAIVTAW is encoded by the coding sequence ATGCTTCGCGGCTTGTTTCTCCTCGTCCTTTCCGTTTCCGCGGTGGCTTCCGCTCAGCCGCGTGTCTTGAAGGTGGGTGTCACCGCCGGGCCCCATGCACAGATCCTCGAGGTGGCCGCTCGCGTCGCCGCCAAGGAAGGCTTGACGGTGAAGATCATCGAGTTCAGCGACTACGTGCAGCCCAACGAGGCGTTGGCGGCCGGTGAGCTCGACGCCAACAGCTTTCAGCACCAGCCCTACCTGGACCAACAGAAGAAGGACCGCGGCTACCGGATTGTCTCCATCGCGCGCACGGTCACGTTTCCCATCGGTGTCTACTCGCGCAAGCACACCGCACTGGGGCAACTGCCCAAGGGGGCGCGGGTGGCGCTCCCGAATGATCCCACCAACGGTGGGCGTGTCCTCAAGTTGCTCGAGCGCGAGAAGCTCATCCAGTTGCGCAAGGGAGTGGGGATCGACGCCAGCGTCACCGATGTCGAAGCCAACCCGAAACAGCTCAAGTTCATCGAACTCGATGCCGCGCAGCTCCCTCGCTCGCTCGACGATGTGGATGCGGCGGCGATCAACACCAACTATGCGCTCGAAGCGGGACTCAATCCCCTGAAGGACGCGCTGGTGAGAGAGGCTGCTGCCTCTCCGTATGCCAACGTGCTCGCCGTGCGCGAGAGCGAGCGCTCCCGTCCCGAGTTCCAGGTCCTGGTCCGGGCGTACCACTCGTCCGAGGTCAAGCGCTTCATCGACGAGACGTTTCGCGGCGCCATCGTGACGGCCTGGTAG